The genomic window CTCACTCAAGGCGGGAGACAAACAAACACACCGCCAAACAAAACAGTGAGGCAGTCATGATCAATAGCAAAGTTAAGCCGCAGGCCGTTGTTGCCGACGCACACGAAGATACCATCCGTTCGCTCTACATGGAGTCGCTGCACCTGGTGGAACGCCTCCACCGCCGCCTCCTCGATGTCATCAAGGACGAATTCGACCGTCAGGGTCGCGATGACGTCAACGCCGTTCAGGCCCTGCTGCTGTTCAACATCGGCAATTCCGAACTGACGGCCGGCGAACTTCGTTCCCGCGGTTATTACCTCGGCTCGAACGTCTCCTATAACGTCAAGAAGCTGGTCGACCTCGGCCTCATCAACCACCAGCGTTCGCGTGTCGACCGCCGCTCGGTCCGCATCAGCCTCACCGAAGAGGGCCAGGAAATCGCCGAAACGGTTGCCCGCCTTTATGAACGCCACGTCGGCTCGATCGAAAAGGTCGGCGGCATCGGCACCGGCGAGTTCTCCGAAATGAACAAGCTGCTGCAGCGCCTCGATCGCTTCTGGAACGACTCGATCGCTTACCGCCTGTAATTCCGCGACGGTTTCACTGTTTAAGCCGGGGGCATTCTGTGCTCCCGGCTTGCGGATTCTACGCGTCACCGCCACGCGTTTTTGCCTGTCAAGCCCGACCATCCGCAAAGCCTTCGCCCTGTTTTTCAGGGGAACACAGCTTTGTGAGAAGAGGGCCGTGACACGAATCGGCCATATTGATATGGGACGCGCAAGTCTAAGGAGCCGGCTGTTTCTCCTGTTGTTGCGGCAAGTGCCGATTGTACTGCCAGACACCAGCGCCCTGATCATGCGTATCGGGCATTACCGGCCGGCAGACACGTTGTACGTGTTTGTTAATCATATTGATTTAGGCATTGTTCAGAATGCCGAAGAGAGTGGCTGGTAGGTAGAATGACAAAGAAATCCGTTTCCGATCCCGTATCGCGCCGCACGCTTCTGCGTTCGGCGGTTTCCGTTGGTGTTGCCGCGCTTGCCGCGCCGGCCTTGGCGCAGGATGCGTTTAACGACCTGATGGGCTCTTCGCGCCGCGGCAACTGGGATGACCAGTTCGACGCCAATACCTCGCGTTCGGCCGTGGGCGTGGTTTCCAACAATCCGGTTCTCGGACGGGAAGCCCCGATCTACATGCAGCAGGCGATCATGCAATATCAGCAGATCGTTCAGAATGGTGGCTGGCCGGACGTGCCCACGTCCCAGCAGCGTCTCCAGATCGGCGTCTCCGATCCTTCCGTGCAGGCGTTGCGCCAGCGACTGATGGTATCGGGCGACCTGCCGCGCGAAGCCGGCATTTCCAGCGCCTT from Agrobacterium tumefaciens includes these protein-coding regions:
- the ldtR gene encoding transcriptional regulator LdtR — encoded protein: MNSKVKPQAVVADAHEDTIRSLYMESLHLVERLHRRLLDVIKDEFDRQGRDDVNAVQALLLFNIGNSELTAGELRSRGYYLGSNVSYNVKKLVDLGLINHQRSRVDRRSVRISLTEEGQEIAETVARLYERHVGSIEKVGGIGTGEFSEMNKLLQRLDRFWNDSIAYRL